A region of Heteronotia binoei isolate CCM8104 ecotype False Entrance Well chromosome 2, APGP_CSIRO_Hbin_v1, whole genome shotgun sequence DNA encodes the following proteins:
- the ISYNA1 gene encoding inositol-3-phosphate synthase 1 — MATSFVVDSPNVTYTPDFIEARYTYDTALVCQEEGTTKVKPCSTKLTFRTERHVPKLGVMLVGWGGNNGTTVTAAVLANRLGLSWTTKTGTKKANYYGSLLQASTVSLGTGRSGEVFIPFRELLPMVHPDDIVFDGWDISGMNLADAMQRAEVLDWSLQQQLRPFLQGLKPRPGIYSPEFIAANQEERADNVLGGTMAEQVAQIRHDLRDFKNSSGVDKVIVLWTANTERFCEVQPGINDTAAHLLQAIECDREVSPSTLYAVASILEGCAYINGSPQNTFVPGAVELAVQRGVFIAGDDFKSGQTKLKSVLVDFLVSSGLKPVSIVSYNHLGNNDGCNLSAPAQFRSKEVSKSSVVDDMVQSNPLLYGPGERPDHCVVIKYVPYVGDSKRALDEYTSEIALGGTNTVVIHNTCEDSLLAAPIILDLVILTELCQRIRVGVEGETEPQPLHSILSLLGFLCKAPLVPQGTPVVNALFRQRAALENFFRACVGLPPQNHMLLEYKTQQPWGCTRRPSSASTPPWPASLPKKAPHVNGFLCPQESDGPMPPGLAAGHAR; from the exons ATGGCGACATCGTTTGTGGTGGACAGCCCCAATGTCACCTACACCCCCGATTTCATCGAGGCCCGCTACACCTACGACACGGCTCTGGTGTGCCAGGAGGAAGGCACCACAAAG GTGAAGCCCTGCTCCACGAAGCTCACCTTCCGCACGGAGAGGCACGTTCCAAAGCTGGGGGTCATGCTGGTTGGCTGGGGTGGGAACAACGGCACCACGGTGACGGCGGCCGTCTTGGCCAATCGGCTGGGTCTCTCCTGGACGACCAAGACAGGCACTAAG AAAGCCAACTATTACGGGTCCCTCTTGCAAGCCTCCACCGTGTCCCTGGGCACTGGCCGCTCTGGAGAAGTTTTCATTCCCTTCCGGGAACTCCTTCCTATGGTACATCCAGATGACATCGTCTTTGATG GGTGGGACATCTCCGGGATGAACCTGGCGGATGCCATGCAAAGGGCCGAAGTCTTGGACTGGTCGCTTCAGCAGCAACTCCGGCCGTTCCTGCAGGGCCTGAAGCCTCGGCCGGGCATCTACAGCCCGGAGTTTATCGCTGCCAACCAGGAGGAGAGAGCAGACAACGTCCTGGGGGGGACCATGGCTGAGCAG GTGGCTCAGATCCGCCACGACCTCCGGGACTTCAAGAACTCTAGTGGGGTGGACAAGGTGATtgtcctctggacagccaacacgGAGCGGTTTTGCGAGGTGCAGCCCGGCATCAATGACACGGCCGCCCACCTGCTGCAAGCCATTGAG TGTGACCGAGAGGTGTCGCCTTCCACTCTCTACGCGGTGGCCAGCATCCTGGAGGGGTGTGCTTACATCAACGGCTCCCCACAGAACACCTTTGTGCCAGGGGCTGTGGAGCTGGCAGTCCAGAGAGGGGTCTTCATTGCAGGAGACGACTTCAAGTCCGGCCAGACGAAGCTCAAGTCCGTCCTGGTGGATTTCCTGGTCAGCTCAGGGCTTAAG CCCGTCTCCATCGTCAGCTACAACCACCTGGGCAACAACGACGGCTGCAACCTCTCCGCGCCTGCCCAGTTCCGCTCGAAGGAGGTCTCTAAGAGCAGCGTGGTCGACGACATGGTCCAGTCCAATCCCCTCCTCTACGGGCCAGGGGAGCGGCCGGATCACTGT GTGGTCATCAAGTACGTCCCCTACGTGGGGGACAGCAAGCGGGCCTTGGATGAGTACACGTCAGAGATTGCCTTGGGGGGCACCAACACCGTCGTGATCCACAACACTTGCGAG gactCCCTCCTGGCCGCCCCCATCATCTTGGACCTGGTGATCCTCACTGAGCTCTGTCAGCGGATCCGCGTGGGGGTGGAGGGCGAGACGGAGCCGCAGCCCCTCCATAGCATCCTGTCGCTGCTCGGTTTCCTCTGCAAAGCCCCCTTGGTCCCTCAAGGCACCCCGGTGGTGAACGCCCTCTTCCGCCAACGGGCCGCCCTGGAGAACTTCTTCAG GGCCTGCGTGGGCCTTCCACCCCAGAACCACATGCTCTTGGAGTACAAGACCCAACAGCCGTGGGGCTGCACCAGGCGCCCCTCCTCCGCGTCCACCCCACCTTGGCCTGCCTCTCTCCCAAAGAAAGCCCCACATGTCAACGGCTTCCTGTGCCCCCAAGAAAGCGATGGGCCTATGCCCCCCGGCCTGGCTGCAGGACACGCTCGCTGA